Proteins from a genomic interval of Poecile atricapillus isolate bPoeAtr1 chromosome 1, bPoeAtr1.hap1, whole genome shotgun sequence:
- the LOC131574958 gene encoding natural cytotoxicity triggering receptor 3-like isoform X1: MMGPCTSAAMSQHIGKLYRSAVSSFIFFLVVDLGVTGGGANKENAAAVTHVTAQPLLLTPEPWNLLVTQTPAKEKAKEGETVTLNCHLNSPQHPSLADLMVKWYKEDEKGQMDLLEKNVTILPNNSRIFTSGDLSQGDVSLIILNVTTNDHGIYFCEVTLPDGKVVTGDGTKLRIRRALGLFGIEESIGTIIGVVAAGIGGIVVLIIVLTPQLRKCILCMRQESRQRLAPPVWKCPLLHPGQSGAKLLITC, encoded by the exons atgatgggGCCATGTACTTCAGCAGCCATGAGCCAGCACATTGGGAAACTCTATAGATCTGCAGTGTCTTCATTCATCTTCTTCTTGGTGGTGG ATTTAGGAGTTACTGGTGGAGGTGCAAACAAGGAGAATGCAGCAGCTGTGACTCATGTAACAGCACAGCCCTTGTTGTTGACACCTGAGCCTTGGAACCTTTTGGTGACTCAAACACCAGCCAAGGAGAAAGCCAAAGAAGGTGAAACTGTGACCTTGAACTGTCATCTTAACAGCCCACAGCATCCCTCTCTGGCCGACCTGATGGTGAAGTGGTacaaagaagatgaaaaagggCAGATGGACCTGCTAGAAAAGAATGTGACCATCTTGCCAAATAACTCCAGGATCTTTACGAGTGGAGACTTGTCCCAAGGGGATGTTTCCCTGATTATCCTCAATGTGACAACCAATGACCATGGTATTTATTTCTGTGAGGTTACACTTCCGGATGGGAAGGTGGTGACAGGAGATGGCACAAAACTCAGGATCAGGAGGGCTCTGG GCTTGTTTGGTATAGAAGAATCCATTGGAACAATCATTGGGGTTGTGGCAGCGGGTATTGGAGGCATAGTGGTTCTGATTATTGTTTTAACCCCGCAACTGAGGAAGTGCATCCTCTGCATGAGACAAGAGTCTCGCCAAAG
- the LOC131574958 gene encoding uncharacterized protein LOC131574958 isoform X2: MMGPCTSAAMSQHIGKLYRSAVSSFIFFLVVDLGVTGGGANKENAAAVTHVTAQPLLLTPEPWNLLVTQTPAKEKAKEGETVTLNCHLNSPQHPSLADLMVKWYKEDEKGQMDLLEKNVTILPNNSRIFTSGDLSQGDVSLIILNVTTNDHGIYFCEVTLPDGKVVTGDGTKLRIRRALGLFGIEESIGTIIGVVAAGIGGIVVLIIVLTPQLRKCILCMRQESRQSIA; encoded by the exons atgatgggGCCATGTACTTCAGCAGCCATGAGCCAGCACATTGGGAAACTCTATAGATCTGCAGTGTCTTCATTCATCTTCTTCTTGGTGGTGG ATTTAGGAGTTACTGGTGGAGGTGCAAACAAGGAGAATGCAGCAGCTGTGACTCATGTAACAGCACAGCCCTTGTTGTTGACACCTGAGCCTTGGAACCTTTTGGTGACTCAAACACCAGCCAAGGAGAAAGCCAAAGAAGGTGAAACTGTGACCTTGAACTGTCATCTTAACAGCCCACAGCATCCCTCTCTGGCCGACCTGATGGTGAAGTGGTacaaagaagatgaaaaagggCAGATGGACCTGCTAGAAAAGAATGTGACCATCTTGCCAAATAACTCCAGGATCTTTACGAGTGGAGACTTGTCCCAAGGGGATGTTTCCCTGATTATCCTCAATGTGACAACCAATGACCATGGTATTTATTTCTGTGAGGTTACACTTCCGGATGGGAAGGTGGTGACAGGAGATGGCACAAAACTCAGGATCAGGAGGGCTCTGG GCTTGTTTGGTATAGAAGAATCCATTGGAACAATCATTGGGGTTGTGGCAGCGGGTATTGGAGGCATAGTGGTTCTGATTATTGTTTTAACCCCGCAACTGAGGAAGTGCATCCTCTGCATGAGACAAGAGTCTCGCCAAAG CATAGCTTGA